A portion of the Podospora pseudoanserina strain CBS 124.78 chromosome 2, whole genome shotgun sequence genome contains these proteins:
- a CDS encoding hypothetical protein (EggNog:ENOG503Q4X3; COG:S), protein MSGYYPPPPGSAGAGAQKSYPPPPMSAPPTQTKFSYPAPPSSSQGRNYPPPPQAAATPPPAASSPQQYPPPPQQPQFSPPPQAPSPAQHAALPTHARSQSQTSQQQQQPQQFAPPPSYPTEDKDASYPADKQQQQQQQQPVTMDPSSIASTLLGAPAAGQFVGATSTVVDDVGTFNGGSYRISHRDCNTVLTIQLAIGCPFEARPGAMIAMSPSIQLKGSYKFSMKKLVAGGEMSQSHYTGPGELLLAPPMLGDITSLRLTGNESWSVSHDGYLASTQHVIKDYKRQGLGKAMFSGEGLWVYKISGTGLLWLTSFGAIIRKDLAEGEKYIVDNGHLVAWNVKYIMERVTSGGIISGFASGEGLVCKFTGPGTVFIQTRNARSFSAYMTGQQNGHA, encoded by the exons ATGTCCGGCTATTATCCTC CCCCTCCCGGATCGGCCGGTGCTGGAG CACAGAAGAGCTACCCGCCTCCACCGATGTCAGCTCCCCCGACTCAGACCAAGTTCTCCTACCCAGCTCCCCCAAGCAGCTCTCAGGGTAGAAactaccctcctcctcctcaagctgctgccacaccaccccctgcTGCCTCTTCACCCCAGCAgtaccctcctcctccccagcagccacaattctcaccaccaccccaagccCCCTCGCCGGCGCAACACGCTGCGCTGCCCACACACGCACGCAGTCAATCACAGAcatcccagcagcagcagcagccacaacagTTCGCACCGCCTCCTTCATATCCCACAGAAGACAAGGATGCCTCTTATCCAGCCGacaagcagcaacagcaacagcaacagcaacccgtAACCATGGATCCCTCCTCAATAGCCAGCACCCTGCTCGGCGCCCCAGCCGCTGGCCAGTTCGTCGGTGCTACCTCCACAGTAGTAGACGACGTGGGCACCTTCAACGGTGGCTCCTACCGCATCAGCCACCGCGACTGCAATACCGTCCTCACAATCCAGCTTGCCATTGGCTGCCCCTTTGAGGCGAGACCCGGAGCCATGATTGCCATGTCCCCGTCTATCCAGCTCAAAGGCTCCTACAAGTTCAGCATGAAGAAGCTGGTGGCAGGCGGCGAGATGAGCCAGTCACACTACACCGGTCCCGGAGAGCTGCTGCTCGCGCCGCCGATGCTGGGCGACATCACGAGCTTGAGGCTGACCGGGAACGAGTCGTGGTCGGTGAGCCACGATGGGTATCTCGCCAGCACGCAGCATGTGATCAAGGACTACAAGAGGCAGGGGCTGGGGAAGGCCATGTTTAGCGGGGAGGGGCTCTGGGTGTACAAGATTAGCGGGACGGGCCTGTTGTGGCTGACGAGCTTTGGTGCCATTATCAGGAAAGAc CTGGCCGAAGGCGAGAAATACATTGTGGACAACGGCCACTTGGTCGCCTGGAACGTCAAGTACATCATGGAGCGGGTCACCTCGGGAGGCATCATTTCGGGCTTTGCGTCTGGTGAAGGTCTCGTCTGCAAGTTCACCGGCCCAGGGACGGTGTTTATTCAGACCAGAAACGCg AGATCATTCAGTGCTTACATGACTGGACAACAGAACGGCCATGCTTAG
- a CDS encoding hypothetical protein (EggNog:ENOG503P36I; COG:S) gives MEKTPLYFRSAQLLFILITTALIGNVIATNVSAASSATAAINFTMFVLVITWLAALYGLISTVVERLSYPVGLLALDAAATLFTFIAAIVLAAKLTVVNCADPGDKAADWIAYGSADNTKRCRQIQASTVFMWFLFPLFMAVLVLSLMGFRRGGGSVRTGPTMSQIGV, from the coding sequence ATGGAAAAAACACCGCTCTACTTCCGCTCAGCGCAGCTCCTCttcattctcatcaccacgGCCCTGATAGGCAATGTGATCGCTACCAACGTCTCGGCCGCTTCGTCGgccacagcagccatcaacTTCACCATGTTCGTTCTTGTAATCACCTGGCTAGCCGCCCTTTACGGTCTCATTTCCACCGTCGTTGAGCGTCTCTCCTACCCGGTCGGccttctcgccctcgacgCCGCCGCTACGCTCTTCACCTTTATCGCCGCCATCGTGCTGGCTGCCAAGTTGACAGTTGTTAACTGCGCCGACCCAGGCGATAAGGCGGCCGATTGGATTGCCTACGGCAGCGCCGACAATACCAAGCGGTGCAGACAGATCCAGGCGTCGACCGTGTTCATGTGGTTCTTGTTTCCGCTGTTCATGGCCGTTCTGGTGCTGAGCCTCATGGGATTTCGCAGGGGGGGTGGTAGCGTGAGGACTGGTCCGACTATGAGCCAGATTGGCGTATAA
- the SLN1 gene encoding Histidine kinase osmosensor (COG:T; EggNog:ENOG503NW4F) — protein MRVAIREQLAALVIFAVLVALAIVSIPTWIFVNNFVIGVESGGLLLTASLKAARISSEIDLIQTTCLTISTRLMLQQAFKNYYQGKTESGSEDPWVEAVADLKSALGSSGFSGLVQGRLYSRNSTGNANGLLSITGNGNGGPIYLPYLGSNGLPVVLGDDTYGNGFPPMLYPNISYRNNGRQHQFVNTTSFSAEVFPGVSLGNGSDGNGILLGPLVVNSSFALVSITVPVRQNDQPRYILGYMTLVATANTLIDVQRSREGLGRTGVVLFMGSTNPWNHFERRVAASNETWQPPPDEFSKEDIHFLLPPHPPEDQDDRHDQHSYESGNFGAPFPVTSYPMVHDVFRKQNLEHPNYAISDLTTTNEQGHSVAVGAARPQTSLVSWAVVVEQDANEAFEPIHTLRSILLACVFGTLGLVLLLIFPCAHLSVMPILRLKSATEKSIAPPGYEDEDSDSYDEENPSSGGTTSGRLSEKTIVGKIRRHIRRRRRAKARQGISNEPTRRQFKIPARVEDRKHFVTDELTELTQTFNEMTDELLKQYTSLDEKVAERTRELEISKKAAEAANESKTLFIANISHELKTPLNGIMGMCAVCMEEDDIVRIKQSLKTLYKSGDLLLHLLEDLLSFSKNQIGQQVSLEERDFRLGEVRSQMLAIFDKQVRENKVSFAVNFVGTEYIDGNPSPERTSIDKRLPALGPPGVGRLKDMCLWGDQHRILQVIINLVSNSLKFTPAGGKVELRIRCLGEIEQPSDESRTSSFSKNGSNRPGRTRHRMGSGSTHSASSKGGQSPASPPPKTDGTALSINPVDRKVSTHIQIRERSPTPPPPNARTYMFEFEVEDTGPGIPEYMQQKIFEPFVQGDLGLSKKYGGTGLGLSICSQLATIMGGSISLKSTVGVGTTFTMQIPLKYIRDRTASSSIGSRPQSVSSADGRAAAEADRRNSLSRASNDVQPPPSTVLDKQPRLVGLRQPFFATNLTARPTAEDQLAVIDRAMENKPPEQGKLRVLVADDNSTNIEVVSRMLKLEDIYDVTIAKDGQEAYDLVKANMENNQRFDVIFMDIQMPNLDGLQSTRLIRKMGYSAPIVALTAFSEESNVKECMESGMDEFLSKPIRRPALKQVLKKFATIEEEPETSSLTTKKTSPNQTPAQTPGQESSDPLALTNGDAAAPKAKGTAHGPRINGSA, from the exons ATGAGAGTCGCGATCCGGGAGCAGCTCGCAGCCCTTGTGATATTTGCCGTCCTCGTTGCGCTCGCCATTGTCTCGATTCCAACATGGATATTTGTCAACAATTTTGTCATTGGCGTTGAGTCGGGTGGTCTGCTTCTGACTGCCTCGCTCAAGGCTGCAAGGATATCATCCGAAATCGATCTGATTCAGACGACATGTCTTACCATCTCGACGCGCTTGATGCTGCAACAAGCATTCAAGAACTATTATCAAGGGAAAACCGAATCTGGAAGCGAAGATCCCTGGGTGGAAGCCGTCGCCGATCTCAAAAGCGCTCTCGGCAGCTCAGGCTTCTCGGGACTTGTGCAAGGCCGCTTATACTCGAGGAATTCAACCGGCAATGCCAATGGGCTATTGAGTATCACCGGAAACGGAAACGGTGGCCCCATTTATCTTCCCTACCTGGGAAGTAACGGCTTGCCGGTTGTGCTTGGAGACGATACTTATGGCAACGGCTTCCCGCCCATGCTCTATCCAAACATCAGCTACCGAAACAACGGCCGGCAACACCAGTTCGTCAACACGACATCCTTCTCCGCCGAGGTATTCCCCGGCGTGTCTCTCGGCAATGGAAGTGATGGAAATGGCATCCTGCTTGGCCCTCTAGTTGTCAACTCCAGCTTTGCCCTGGTTTCCATCACCGTCCCTGTTCGCCAGAACGACCAGCCCCGTTATATATTGGGATACATGACACTCGTTGCCACTGCGAATACCTTGATAGATGTCCAGAGGTCTCGGGAAGGGCTGGGTCGCACGGGAGTGGTCCTTTTCATGGGCTCTACGAACCCTTGGAATCACTTTGAGAGGCGGGTAGCGGCATCGAATGAAACATGGCAACCGCCGCCGGACGAGTTCTCCAAAGAAGATAtacacttcctcctcccaccccatccgCCAGAGGATCAGGATGATCGTCATGACCAACACAGCTATGAGTCGGGAAACTTTGGTGCTCCTTTCCCCGTAACTTCTTATCCCATGGTTCACGACGTCTTCCGCAAGCAAAACCTTGAGCATCCCAACTATGCAATCAGCGACCTGACTACTACCAACGAACAAGGGCactcggtggcggtgggtgCTGCCCGACCGCAAACATCACTGGTGTCgtgggctgtggtggtggaacaaGATGCAAATGAGGCCTTTGAACCCATTCACACCCTCAGGAGCATCCTCTTGGCCTGTGTGTTTGGCACCTTGGGACTTGTGCTGCTCCTGATCTTCCCTTGCGCCCATCTCAGTGTTATGCCCATTTTGAGGCTCAAGTCTGCCACAGAGAAGTCGATCGCCCCGCCAGGCTACGAGGATGAAGACAGCGACTCGTATGACGAAGAAAACCCCAGCTCGGGGGGCACAACTTCCGGGCGGCTATCCGAAAAAACGATCGTGGGCAAGATTCGCCGTCACATCCGCAGACGCAGACGAGCCAAGGCTCGGCAGGGCATTTCGAATGAACCCACTCGTCGACAGTTCAAGATACCAGCACGTGTGGAGGACCGCAAGCACTTTGTGACGGACGAGCTGACGGAGCTTACGCAAACCTTCAACGAAATGACGGATGAGCTTCTGAAGCAATACACCTCGCTGGACGAGAAAGTGGCCGAACGGACCAGGGAGCTCGAGATCagcaagaaggctgccgaggctgCAAACGAGAGCAAGACCCTGTTTATCGCCAACATCTCGCACGAGCTCAAGACACCGTTGAATGGAATTATGGGCATGTGTGCAGTTTGCATGGAGGAAGACGACATCGTTCGCATCAAGCAATCACTCAAAACGCTCTACAAATCGGGAGATTTGCTGCTCCATCTGCTTGAGGACTTGCTCAGTTTCTCCAAGAACCAAATTGGGCAACAAGTCAGCCTTGAAGAGCGGGATTTCCGGTTGGGTGAGGTTCGATCACAGATGCTTGCCATTTTTGACAAGCAAGTCCGGGAGAACAAGGTCAGCTTTGCTGTTAACTTTGTCGGCACCGAATACATCGACGGAAACCCAAGTCCAGAACGGACAAGCATCGACAAACGGCTTCCTGCTCTGGGCCCCCCTGGTGTCGGCAGGTTGAAGGATATGTGTCTCTGGGGAGATCAGCATCGTATCTTGCAAGTCATCATTAACCTGGTGAGCAACAGCTTGAAGTTCACGCCAGCAGGAGGCAAGGTTGAGCTCAGGATCAGGTGTCTTGGTGAGATCGAGCAGCCAAGTGATGAGAGTAGGACATCGTCCTTCTCCAAAAATGGGTCCAACCGCCCGGGACGAACGCGTCATCGCATGGGTTCCGGGTCTACACATTCGGCCAGTTCCAAGGGCGGGCAGTCTCCagcgtcaccaccaccaaaaacagATGGCACGGCGCTCTCTATCAACCCCGTTGATCGAAAGGTTTCCACCCACATTCAAATCAGAGAGCgctcaccaacacctccaccgccgaatGCAAGAACGTACATGTTTGAATTCGAAGTGGAAGACACAGGCCCTGGTATCCCCGAGTACATGCAGCAAAAGATCTTTGAGCCTTTCGTACAGGGCGACTTGGGCCTGAGTAAGAAGTATGGCGGCACCGGTCTGGGGCTGAGCATCTGCTCGCAGCTGGCGACCATCATGGGCGGTAGTATCTCGCTGAAGAGTactgttggtgttggtaCGACGTTCACCATGCAGATACCACTCAAGTACATTAGAGATCG TACAGCATCCAGTAGTATTGGGTCTCGTCCACAGAGCGTGTCTTCAGCAGACGGGCGCgcggctgctgaggctgaCCGGCGGAATTCGCTATCTAGAGCCTCCAACGACGTCCAACCTCCGCCATCTACCGTGCTCGATAAGCAACCCCGCCTAGTAGGCCTGAGACAGCCATTTTTTGCGACAAATCTCACAGCCCGCCCTACTGCAGAGGATCAGTTGGCCGTGATTGATCGCGCCATGGAAAACAAGCCACCTGAGCAAGGGAAGCTCCGCGTCCTCGTGGCCGATGACAACTCGACCAATATTGAAGTTGTTAGTCGAATGCTCAAGCTGGAAGATATCTACGATGTGACCATTGCCAAGGACGGGCAAGAAGCATATGATCTTGTCAAAGCCAACATGGAGAACAACCAGCGCTTCGATGTCATCTTCATGGACATTCAAATGCCAAATCTCGATGGTCTCCAGTCCACTCGATTGATCCGAAAGATGGGTTACTCTGCTCCCATTGTTGCTCTGACCGCATTCTCCGAGGAGTCCAATGTCAAGGAGTGCATGGAGTCGGGAATGGATGAGTTCCTGAGTAAGCCTATCCGACGGCCGGCATTGAAACAAGTGCTCAAGAAGTTTGCCACCATTGAGGAAGAGCCCGAGACATCAAGCTTGACGACAAAGAAAACCTCGCCAAACCAGACCCCGGCACAGACGCCAGGCCAAGAGAGCTCCGATCCCCTTGCTCTCACTAATGGAGACGCTGCTGCACCTAAGGCTAAGGGAACTGCCCATGGCCCTCGTATAAATGGCTCGGCCTGA
- a CDS encoding hypothetical protein (EggNog:ENOG503P6VT), translated as MLSTQEHQIPLPTLCPCCLAAISPPDLITNLPSLHTMTTDQQSTTTNSIPSQSPAMVPSSLTRPQEQSALVALHGLTPEQELILREKVTPSSVMFALELARESEEGAIEPTVAKLLTDAFNRIWNKVMTRPDLYLMSEQEFAVFNYFQPFWPDKEIARKAVARFWDNSWAFATSAGQRRS; from the coding sequence ATGCTATCCACACAGGAACACCAGATCCCACTGCCCACTTTATGCCCTTGTTGCCTCGCTGCCATATCACCACCGGATCtgatcaccaacctcccttCCCTGCATACAATGACCACCGATCAACAGTCAACTACAACCAACTCAATACCGTCACAATCGCCCGCAAtggtcccctcctccctcacgAGACCACAAGAACAGTCCGCCTTGGTAGCCCTGCATGGGCTCACACCTGAACAAGAGCTGATCCTGCGCGAGAAAGTAACGCCTTCCTCGGTCATGTTCGCCTTGGAACTCGCTCGGGAAAGCGAGGAGGGGGCCATCGAACCAACAGTCGCGAAGCTCCTCACAGACGCCTTCAACAGAATCTGGAACAAAGTCATGACCAGGCCTGATCTCTATCTCATGTCAGAACAAGAATTCGCCGTGTTCAATTATTTCCAGCCATTCTGGCCGGACAAGGAGATTGCGAGAAAGGCAGTAGCCAGGTTTTGGGACAACTCTTGGGCCTTTGCGACTTCCGCAGGCCAGCGCCGGTCATGA
- a CDS encoding hypothetical protein (EggNog:ENOG503P54B), producing MLDCSMLRLPHPYNTFTTAPVATSLCVDSPRYHERESFTLAKALPRPDSPPVLRHRDVLQPTLLCSPPHRPSSIMASTSDSFVISDMAPSSDNDDVDSLPSISSSILDSEDESDAQREWETSLEQLQLLLTMIIMPFAGKYLGRKFAYWSWARYMEWMHNVEIRWTNKREFAAVGAVQAASSL from the exons ATGCTGGATTGCTCCATGCTTAGGTTGCCGCACCCATACAATACATTCACCACTGCGCCGGTTGCCACGAGTCTATGTGTAGACAGTCCACGATACCACGAGAGGGAATCATTCACTCTAGCGAAAGCTCTACCGAGACCCGATTCACCCCCCGTCCTCAGACATCGTGACGTACTCCAACCAACGCTGCTCTGCTCCCCACCTCATCGCCCAAGCTCCATAATGGCGAGCACTTCAGACTCCTTCGTCATCTCCGACATGGCTCCCTCCTCAGACAACGACGATGTCGATTCCCTtccatccatctccagcAGCATTCTCGATTCCGAAGACGAATCCGATGCCCAAAGGGAGTGGGAGACAAGTCTAGAGCAGCTACAGCTTTTGCTGACAATGATTATTATGCCATTTGCGGGCAAGTATCTTGGCCGCAAGTTTGCCTACTGGA GCTGGGCGCGGTATATGGAATGGATGCACAACGTCGAGATCCGGTGGACAAATAAGAGAGAGTTTGCGGCCGTGGGAGCTGTGCAAGCGGCATCTTCGTTATGA
- the NAT2 gene encoding DUF1279 superfamily (EggNog:ENOG503P37U; BUSCO:EOG09265B4G; COG:S), producing the protein MLRTAFGTLEALVERSALSITRNITGRQLWAKRISANTTNGLPWHWRARLSQLRQASPTKSASNKSPSKAIPRQPLKNSFFTSRRNFHSSKARRGDSESAKNGTKTTGSLSLRDRLKKLSREYGWTAMGIYLALSVLDFPFCFLLVRTVGTDRIAHVEEVVVSNAKKVIPERVQNRWNEYRKSLKEAKQELTGKADAEVVGHGVAEAEEANKGEGASLATQLALAYAIHKSFIFFRIPLTAAITPKIVKTLRGWGWQIGKRPVRPHKKASD; encoded by the exons ATGTTACGAACAGCCTTCGGGACGCTCGAGGCCCTTGTAGAGCGGAGCGCCTTGTCCATTACCAGAAATATCACAGGGAGACAGCTTTGGGCGAAACGGATATCGGCCAATACAACCAACGGACTACCATGGCattggagggcgaggttgtcaCAGCTTAGACAGGCTTCACCAACCAAGTCCGCCTCGAACAAGAGCCCCTCGAAAGCCATCCCGCGCCAACCACTCAAAAACTCTTTTTTCACATCACGGCGGAATTTTCACTCTTCCAAAGCGAGGCGGGGGGATTCTGAGTCGGCCAAGAATGGGACTAAGACCACTGGGTCGCTGAGTCTGCGCGATAGGTTGAAGAAGCTATCGAGAGAGTACGGTTGGACGGCCATGGGTATCTACCTGGCTTTGTCTGTCTTGGACTTTCCCTTCTGCTTTCTGTTGGTGCGGACTGTGGGCACGGATAGGATAG CTCATGTCGAAGAAGTAGTGGTGTCAAACGCAAAAAAAGTGATTCCGGAGCGAGTTCAGAATCGATGGAACGAGTATCGCAAGTCTTTGAAGGAAGCAAAGCAAGAGCTCACTGGCAAGGCTGATGCCGAAGTGGTGGGCCATGGCGTAGCCGAAGCGGAGGAAGCAAacaagggagagggagcca GCTTGGCAACCCAGCTCGCGCTGGCTTATGCTATTCACAAAagcttcatcttcttccgCATTCCCTTGACAGCAGCTATCACTCCCAAGATCGTAAAGACCCttcggggttggggctggcaAATCGGCAAGCGCCCGGTCAGGCCACACAAAAAGGCATCTGACTAG
- the SUI3 gene encoding translation initiation factor eIF-2 beta subunit (BUSCO:EOG09264OQ8; EggNog:ENOG503NWT7; COG:J) gives MSTEEPSLQRRASRKSVAFTDEKLVVDADGSVTMVASPNDDTKETAMSHTPRTPPLSAALGAFTDAASQAPAAAPAEDADGLDLRLMKKKKKAKVGTAEGDDEAAAPVAGEEGIDLLLKKKKKKVPKDNDDFARKLEKLNIEGKAGEEAAPESEEQEGDWEKGTGIFKHDETSTINYSPLLSRFFALLSQKNPDHASTGTRSYKIPPPQCLREGNKKTIFANLAEICKRMKRADEHVTAYLFAELGTSGSVDGSRRLVIKGRFQQKQIENVLRTYIIEYVTCKTCRSPNTELSKGENRLYFITCNSCGSRRSVQAIKTGFSAQVGKRRKNKA, from the exons ATGAGCACTGAA GAACCCTCTCTCCAACGACGTGCCTCGCGCAAATCAGTTGCCTTCACCGACGAGAAGCTTGTAGTCGACGCAGACGGCAGTGTAACCATGGTTGCTTCCCCGAACGACGATACCAAAGAGACAGCCATGTCGCATACCCCTCGTACGCCGCCTCTCTCCGCCGCTCTCGGTGCCTTTACTGATGCTGCCTCTCAAGcacccgccgccgctccTGCTGAGGATGCTGACGGGCTCGATCTCAGACtcatgaagaaaaagaagaaggccaaggtcGGGACCGCTGAGGGTGACGACGAAGCCGCCGCCCCTGTtgcgggcgaggagggcatcGATCTCTTGctcaagaaaaagaagaagaaggttccCAAGGACAATGATGACTTCGCCAGGAAGCTCGAGAAGCTTAACATCGAAGGCAAGGCGGGTGAAGAGGCTGCTCCTGAGtcggaggagcaggagggtgACTGGGAGAAGGGTACCGGCATCTTCAAGCACGACGAGaccagcaccatcaactACAGCCCACTCCTCTCCAGATTTTTCGCCCTCCTGTCGCAGAAGAACCCCGACCACGCCTCAACCGGCACCCGCTCCTACAagattcctcctcctcagtgCTTGCGCGAAggcaacaagaagaccaTTTTCGCCAACCTTGCCGAGATTTGTAAGCGCATGAAGCGTGCCGACGAGCACGTCACAGCCTACCTCTTTGCTGAGTTGGGTACCAGCGGTTCCGTCGACGGTTCCAGGCGGTTGGTCATCAAGGGTCGCTTCCAACAGAAACAGATTGAGAACGTTCTTCGCACGTATATTATAG AATATGTCACCTGTAAGACGTGCCGTTCCCCCAATACCGAGCTCTCCAAGGGCGAGAATCGCCTTTA CTTCATTACCTGCAACTCTTGCGGCTCTCGTCGTTCCGTCCAGGCTATCAAGACTGGTTTCTCGGCCCAGGTtggcaagagaagaaagaacaAGGCCTAA
- a CDS encoding hypothetical protein (COG:S; EggNog:ENOG503NUK6): MYFGDTEVSQPTAPPGISWIYLKDMTHYMYFWKRPQKVIFDLGNLINEKYTGIFNTTMTAIFYNDPNSHPANQAQQAPPSDLILPISARLSSTNSPSVFTLPSQRAVTTFSAGSLPRDIRRAVVSLSTTGQASEEFFWSNVLESDTATFEGDPLPGLSPFREVQLYIDNQLAGVSWPFPVIFTGGVVPSLHRPIVGIQAFDIKEQEIDISPWLPLLCDGEEHTFEIKIAGVGRDGKLTEKVEDNWVVTGKVFIWLDYDRKDEHACAKGDGCIITGLKQPVVTAPEPEIVARSEAKLDWQQLGNETLDYSIVVKRKIEIRGQVSAFLGREKMQEVKWVQELAYSNQGLISQHGLQAINDLTIEGRDQAGFVSNDLEKGNQRGGYEVLYQYPLSVNSSYAVSEQGNLSIWAHAIQGRQVEVDGWGGGVVFPTGLEAFDTGYSRSKLYTIKEGKAEYRQTGDQMSSTGWGESSQEFEFTGDGEELYWRSVGAVNGTVIYDRKRMGGDVIVGGPRIVSQVALNGDGVSIQASGYDSGEAVAKWPRLFPKENGA, from the exons ATGTACTTTGGGGATACCGAGGTTT CCCAGCCCACCGCGCCTCCCGGAATAAGCTGGATCTACCTCAAGGACATGACGCACTACATGTACTTTTGGAAACGCCCTCAAAAAGTCATCTTTGACCTGGGAAACCTGATCA ACGAGAAATACACCggcatcttcaacaccaccatgacaGCCATCTTCTACAACGACCCAAACTCCCACCCCGCCAACCAAGCCCAGCAAGCCCCTCCCTCAGACCtgatcctccccatctcggCCCGGTTGTCCTCGACCAATTCGCCAAGCGtgttcaccctcccctctcaacGCGCCGTCACTACCTTTTCCGCTGGCTCCCTTCCCCGTGACATCCGCCGCGCGGtcgtctccctctccaccacggGACAGGCAAGCGAAGAATTCTTCTGGTCCAACGTCCTCGAGTCAGACACGGCAACATTCGAAGGTGACCCCCTCCCGGGGCTGTCCCCCTTTAGAGAGGTACAGCTCTACATTGACAACCAACTCGCCGGGGTGTCGTGGCCTTTTCCCGTCATCTTCACCGGGGGTGTAGTACCGAGTTTGCACCGGCCCATCGTTGGGATCCAGGCGTTTGATatcaaggagcaggagatCGACATCAGCCCCTGGTTACCTCTGCTCTGTGATGGAGAGGAACACACGTTCGAGATCAAGATTGCCGGCGTGGGCAGGGATGGGAAGTTGACGGAAAAGGTAGAGGACAACTGGGTGGTGACTGGCAAGGTGTTTATCTGGTTGGATTACGACAGGAAGGACGAGCACGCTTGTGCAAAGGGGGATGGGTGCATCATCACTGGGCTGAAGCAGCCGGTGGTTACAGCGCCGGAGCCCGAGATTGTGGCGCGCAGTGAGGCCAAGCTGGATTGGCAGCAGCTAGGTAATGAGACGTTGGATTACTCGATTGTGGTCAAGAGAAAGATCGAGATTAGGGGGCAGGTGTCGGCTTTTCTGGGCCGGGAGAAGATGCAGGAAGTGAAATGGGTGCAGGAGCTGGCGTATTCAAATCAGGGGTTGATTTCTCAGCATGGATTGCAGGCGATAAATGATTTGACGATCGAGGGGAGAGACCAGGCTGGGTTTGTTTCCAACGATCTGGAGAAAGGCAACCAGCGGGGAGGGTATGAGGTGCTGTATCAGTACCCGCTGTCCGTGAACTCAAGCTATGCGGTATCAGAACAGGGGAACTTGAGTATTTGGGCGCACGCCATTCAGGGAAGGCAGGTAGAGGTGgacggatggggaggaggggtggtgttcCCGACCGGACTGGAAGCCTTTGACACGGGATACAGCAGGTCCAAGCTGTACACGATCAAAGAGGGCAAAGCAGAGTATCGCCAGACAGGCGATCAGATGAGCAGTACAGGATGGGGTGAGTCGAGCCAAGAGTTTGAGTTTACGGGTGACGGAGAAGAACTGTACTGGAGGAGCGTGGGGGCTGTGAATGGGACTGTTATTTATGACCGGAAGAGAATGGGAGGGGACGTGATTGTGGGAGGTCCCAGAATAGTGTCTCAAGTGGCACTGAACGGTGACGGCGTCTCTATTCAGGCTTCTGGATATGATTCTGGAGAGGCGGTAGCAAAATGGCCAAGGTTGTTTCCGAAGGAAAATGGGGCTTGA